In Oryza glaberrima chromosome 8, OglaRS2, whole genome shotgun sequence, the following are encoded in one genomic region:
- the LOC127781448 gene encoding homeobox-leucine zipper protein HOX27 isoform X1 — translation MELGLSLGDAVTVADGGRPELVLGLGVGVGAGVRRGEEEERGRREDVVGAGRWAAMAAASPEPSVRLSLVSSLGLHWPSETGEWRRRRRRGCLRAFLCLRCCDCVVGRVFLAGRSEAAARGFDVNRAPSVAAGAPGMEDDEEGPGAAPALSSSPNDSGGSFPLDLSGHGLRGHAEAAAQGGGGGGGERSSSRASDDDEGASARKKLRLSKEQSAFLEESFKEHSTLNPKQKVALAKQLNLRPRQVEVWFQNRRARTKLKQTEVDCEYLKRCCETLTEENRRLHKELAELRALKTARPFYMHLPATTLSMCPSCERVASNPATASTSAPAAATSPAAAPTAAARTAVASPEPHRPSSFAALFAAPLGFPLTAAQPRPPPPASNCL, via the exons ATGGAGCTGGGGCTGAGCTTGGGGGATGCGGTGACCGTGGCGGATGGCGGGAGGCCGGAGCTGGTTCTTGGGCtcggggttggggttggggctggggtgaggagaggagaggaggaggagagggggaggagggaggatgtGGTGGGAGCTGggaggtgggcggcgatggcggcggcctcgccggagcCGTCGGTGCGGCTCAGCCTCGTGTCGAGCCTCGGGCTCCACTGGCCTTCCGAGACCggtgagtggcggcggcgccgccgccgtggatgcTTGCGGGCGTTTCTTTGCTTGCGGTGTTGTGATTGTGTGGTGGGTCGCGTTTTCTTGGCAGGGCgttcggaggcggcggcgcgtgggttCGACGTGAACCGGgcgccgtcggtggcggcgggcgcgccggggatggaggacgacgaggagggcccgggcgccgcgccggcgttgtcgtcgtcgcccaACGACAGCGGGGGATCCTTCCCGCTGGACCTCTCCGGGCACGGCCTCCGTGGccacgccgaggcggcggcgcagggtggcggcggcggcggcggcgagcggtcgtcctcgcgcgcgagcgacgacgacgagggcgcgTCCGCGCGCAAGAAGCTGCGACTCTCCAAGGAGCAGTCGGCGTTCCTCGAGGAGAGCTTCAAGGAGCACAGCACGCTGAATCCC aaGCAGAAGGTGGCGCTGGCGAAGCAGCTCAACCTCCGGCCGCGGCAAGTGGAGGTCTGGTTCCAGAACCGCCGAGCCAG GACGAAGCTGAAGCAGACGGAGGTGGACTGCGAGTACCTGAAGCGCTGCTGCGAGACGCTCACCGAGGAGAACCGGCGGCTGCACAAGGAGCTCGCCGAGCTGCGCGCGCTCAAGACGGCGCGCCCCTTCTACATGCACCTCCCGGCCACGACCCTCTCCATGTGCCCCTCCTGCGAGCGTGTCGCCTCCAACCCGGCCACCGCTTCgacctccgcccccgccgcggccacgtccccggcggcggcgccgaccgcGGCCGCAAGaaccgccgtcgcgtcgcccgagCCGCACCGGCCGTCGTCCTTCGCCGCGCTGTTCGCGGCACCCCTCGGCTTCCCGCTGACCGCCGCccagccgcggccgccgccgccggcgagcaacTGCCTGTAA
- the LOC127781448 gene encoding homeobox-leucine zipper protein HOX27 isoform X2 — protein MELGLSLGDAVTVADGGRPELVLGLGVGVGAGVRRGEEEERGRREDVVGAGRWAAMAAASPEPSVRLSLVSSLGLHWPSETGRSEAAARGFDVNRAPSVAAGAPGMEDDEEGPGAAPALSSSPNDSGGSFPLDLSGHGLRGHAEAAAQGGGGGGGERSSSRASDDDEGASARKKLRLSKEQSAFLEESFKEHSTLNPKQKVALAKQLNLRPRQVEVWFQNRRARTKLKQTEVDCEYLKRCCETLTEENRRLHKELAELRALKTARPFYMHLPATTLSMCPSCERVASNPATASTSAPAAATSPAAAPTAAARTAVASPEPHRPSSFAALFAAPLGFPLTAAQPRPPPPASNCL, from the exons ATGGAGCTGGGGCTGAGCTTGGGGGATGCGGTGACCGTGGCGGATGGCGGGAGGCCGGAGCTGGTTCTTGGGCtcggggttggggttggggctggggtgaggagaggagaggaggaggagagggggaggagggaggatgtGGTGGGAGCTGggaggtgggcggcgatggcggcggcctcgccggagcCGTCGGTGCGGCTCAGCCTCGTGTCGAGCCTCGGGCTCCACTGGCCTTCCGAGACCg GGCgttcggaggcggcggcgcgtgggttCGACGTGAACCGGgcgccgtcggtggcggcgggcgcgccggggatggaggacgacgaggagggcccgggcgccgcgccggcgttgtcgtcgtcgcccaACGACAGCGGGGGATCCTTCCCGCTGGACCTCTCCGGGCACGGCCTCCGTGGccacgccgaggcggcggcgcagggtggcggcggcggcggcggcgagcggtcgtcctcgcgcgcgagcgacgacgacgagggcgcgTCCGCGCGCAAGAAGCTGCGACTCTCCAAGGAGCAGTCGGCGTTCCTCGAGGAGAGCTTCAAGGAGCACAGCACGCTGAATCCC aaGCAGAAGGTGGCGCTGGCGAAGCAGCTCAACCTCCGGCCGCGGCAAGTGGAGGTCTGGTTCCAGAACCGCCGAGCCAG GACGAAGCTGAAGCAGACGGAGGTGGACTGCGAGTACCTGAAGCGCTGCTGCGAGACGCTCACCGAGGAGAACCGGCGGCTGCACAAGGAGCTCGCCGAGCTGCGCGCGCTCAAGACGGCGCGCCCCTTCTACATGCACCTCCCGGCCACGACCCTCTCCATGTGCCCCTCCTGCGAGCGTGTCGCCTCCAACCCGGCCACCGCTTCgacctccgcccccgccgcggccacgtccccggcggcggcgccgaccgcGGCCGCAAGaaccgccgtcgcgtcgcccgagCCGCACCGGCCGTCGTCCTTCGCCGCGCTGTTCGCGGCACCCCTCGGCTTCCCGCTGACCGCCGCccagccgcggccgccgccgccggcgagcaacTGCCTGTAA
- the LOC127781435 gene encoding cation/H(+) antiporter 15-like has protein sequence MVGVHRRGALLLHAVQGGHHAGADAQHPGHREGGRHQQLGGHDEGDGGALLDGSTLTLSMVVITAVATPLIKLLYDLSGRFGRAKLRTMEGWRPNAELRVMACLFSEDHAAPLLNLIEESGSSRDAPMSLIVLHLTVLVGHATSVLKPHRKSRSSCGNPTPLPTSSPSSTSSIPSLAASPSTPHSSPRRWSCSWCCASPARWWGRRGALRGTRPGSRPHLPPR, from the coding sequence ATGGTGGGGGTGCATCGCCGTGGGGCTCTTCTTCTCCATGCCGTTCAGGGAGGCCACCATGCTGGCGCTGATGCTCAACATCCGGGGCATCGTGAAGGTGGCCGCCATCAACAACTGGGGGGACACGAtgaaggcgacggcggagcACTACTCGACGGCTCGACGCTGACGCTGTCGATGGTGGTGAtcacggcggtggcgacgccgcTGATAAAGCTGTTGTACGACTTGTCGGGGAGGTTCGGGCGGGCGAAGCTGCGGACGATGGAGGGATGGCGGCCCAACGCGGAGCTGCGCGTGATGGCGTGCCTGTTCAGTGAGGACCACGCGGCGCCGCTGTTGAACCTGATCGAGGAGTCGGGCTCATCGCGCGACGCGCCGATGTCGCTGATCGTGCTCCACCTGACGGTGCTCGTGGGGCATGCGACGTCAGTGCTGAAGCCGCATAGGAAGTCAAGGAGCAGCTGTGGCAACCCGACGCCGTTGCCGACGTCCTCGCCGAGCTCGACCTCCTCAATTCCGAGCTTGGCCGCATCGCCCTCAACGCCTCACTCATCACCGAGGCGCTGGAGTTGTTCGTGGTGTTGTGCGTCGCCGGCAAGATGGTGGGGCCGCCGCGGGGCTCTTCGAGGAACCCGTCCCGGATCCCGCCCCCACCTCCCGCCACGGTAG
- the LOC127781412 gene encoding cytochrome P450 76M5-like, producing the protein MDVNQLWLLWATLAVSLLYYISNRRRRVGGRRRCPPGPMPLPLVGNLLNLRGHLPPALARLARTYGPVMMLKMGLTTTVVISSGDAAREAFTKHDRHLAARTVLDVTRSLGFADRSMIWLPSSDTVWKTLRGVTAASIFSPRGLAALRGVRESKVRDLVGYFRGRAGEVVDVRHAVYGCMLSLVSSAFFSVDVVDLSAESENEFRQSMTFLMEVVSKTNVSDFFPFLRPLDLQGWRRLTERYLGRVTCFLDDVIDRRFAADASANRHGDFLDSLLDLVSTGKIVRENVTTILLDVFIAGSDTITATVEWAMAELLRNPSEMAKVRAEMDGALGGKKTVDEPDIARLPYLQAVVKEAMRLHPAAPLLLPHRAVEDGVEVGGYCVPKGSMVIFNAWAIMRDPAAWERPEEFMPERFIRRGDDDEVDFWGKTFEFIPFGSGRRVCAGLPMAERVVPFMLASLLRAFEWRLPDGVSAEELDMSHRFTIANFRAVPLKAVPVVVS; encoded by the coding sequence ATGGATGTCAACCAGCTCTGGTTACTGTGGGCAACACTCGCCGTGTCACTGCTCTACTACATCAGCAACCGGAGACGCCGCgtgggcggccggcgacgatgtCCACCTGGTCCCATGCCGCTCCCGCTCGTCGGCAACCTGCTCAACCTGCGCGGCCACCTCCCACCCGCGCTCGCGAGGCTAGCGCGCACGTACGGCCCCGTGATGATGCTAAAGATGGGCctcaccaccaccgtcgtcatctcctccggcgacgcggcgagggaggcCTTCACGAAGCACGACCGGCACCTCGCCGCACGCACCGTCCTGGACGTCACTCGTTCTCTCGGCTTCGCCGACCGGTCCATGATATGGCTGCCGAGCTCCGATACCGTCTGGAAGACGCTCCGCGGCGTCACGGCGGCGAGCATCTTCTCGCCGCGTGGCCTCGCCGCCCTGCGCGGCGTCCGCGAGAGCAAGGTGCGGGACCTGGTGGGCTACTTCCGTGGGCGCGCCGGGGAGGTcgtggacgtccgccacgccgTGTACGGCTGCATGCTCAGCCTCGTGTCGAGCGCGTTCTTCTCCGTCGACGTGGTCGACCTGAGCGCCGAGTCCGAGAACGAGTTCCGGCAGAGCATGACGTTCCTCATGGAGGTGGTGTCGAAGACGAACGTCTCCGATTTCTTCCCTTTCCTCCGGCCGCTCGACTTGCAGGGATGGCGTCGCTTGACCGAAAGGTATCTGGGCAGAGTCACCTGCTTCTTGGATGACGTGATCGACCGCCGtttcgccgccgacgcctcggCAAACAGGCACGGCGACTTCTTGGACTCCCTCCTCGACCTCGTGTCCACCGGCAAGATCGTCCGCGAAAACGTGACAACCATTTTGCTCGACGTGTTCATAGCCGGGAGCGACACGATCACGGCCACGGTGGAGTGGGCGATGGCCGAGCTGCTCCGCAACCCAAGCGAAATGGCCAAGGTGCGCGCCGAGATGGACGGCGCTCTCGGCGGCAAGAAAACCGTCGACGAGCCCGACATCGCGAGGCTGCCGTACCTCCAGGCGGTCGTGAAAGAGGCGATGCGGCTGCACCCGGCAGCGCCGCTGCTGTTGCCCCACCgggcggtggaggacggcgtGGAGGTCGGCGGCTACTGCGTGCCGAAGGGCTCGATGGTGATCTTCAACGCGTGGGCGATAATGCGCGAcccggcggcgtgggagagGCCGGAGGAGTTCATGCCGGAGCGGTTCATCCGCCGGGGAGATGATGACGAGGTGGATTTCTGGGGGAAGACGTTCGAGTTCATCCCGTTCGGGTCCGGCCGGAGGGTGTGCGCCGGCCTGCCGATGGCGGAACGTGTCGTGCCGTTCATGCTGGCGTCGCTGCTGCGCGCGTTCGAGTGGCGACTCCCCGACGGCGTGTCGGCCGAGGAGTTGGACATGAGCCACAGGTTTACCATTGCCAACTTCCGTGCCGTCC